The Rhododendron vialii isolate Sample 1 chromosome 5a, ASM3025357v1 genome contains a region encoding:
- the LOC131327233 gene encoding probable phospholipid-transporting ATPase 4 isoform X4, with amino-acid sequence MTRGRIRARLRRSNLYTFACIRPRDGEREEPHQFQGPGFSRIVFCNEPCRHVQKPLKYCSNYISTTKYNVITFLPKAIFEQFRRVANLYFLLAACLSITPVAPFSTVSMIAPLAFVIGLSMAKEAMEDWQRFIQDMKVNMRKARVHKGNGVFGSKPWMKLRVGDVVKVEKDKFFPADLLLVSSSYEDGLCYVETMNLDGETNLKVKRALEVTLPFDDDLTFKDFTGKISCEDPNPNLYTFVGNLGCDRQVYPLDPSQILLRDSKLRNTAFVYGVVIFTGHDSKVMQNGTRSPSKRSRVEKQMDKIIYILFSLLVLISLISSFGFGVKTWFQMPQWWYMQPDVKSDLTYLYDTNNPLKSGLIHCVTALILYGYLIPISLYVSIEVVKVLQAMFINKDMHMYDEESGTHAQARTSNLNEELGQVDTILSDKTGTLTCNQMDFLKCSIAGMAYGTRSSEVELAAARKMALNVDGQVFGSTPKSGVHVSEIELETVVTCKDEKYQKPPIKGFSFEDSRLMNGNWSKEPNADVILLFFRILAICHTAIPEANEETCGFTYEAESPDESAFLVAAREFGFEFCKRTQSSVFVRERYPSSKEPIERGYKILNLLDFTSKRKRMSVIVQDEDGQLLLFCKGADSIIFDRLSKNGRMYKKATTKHLKDYGEGGLRTLALAYRKLEEAEYSAWNNEFIKAKTSIGGDREAMLERVSDLMERDLILVGATAVEDKLQKGVTRLVKQGTGKITLAIGDGANDVGMIQEADIGVGISGVEGMQAVMASDFAIAQFQFLERLLVVHGHWCYKRIAQMICYFFYKNIAFGLTLFYFEAFASFSGQSVYDDWYMLLFNVILTSLPVISLGVFEQDVSSEICLQFPALYQQGPKNLFFDWYRIFGWMGNGLYSSVMIFFLNLIIFYDQPFRSGGQTADMSAIGTTMFTCIVWAVNCQIALTMSHFTWIQHLLIWGSVATWYIFLLGYGMLPSIYSGNAFQLLVEALAPAPMYWCATLLVTITCNLPYLAHISFQRCFHPMDHHIIQEIKCLKKDVEDQHMWTRERSKARQETKIGFTARVDAKIRQLKGRLTKKLSSLTP; translated from the exons ATGACACGAGGAAGGATAAGAGCGAGGCTCCGCCGGAGCAATCTGTACACATTTGCATGCATTCGTCCACGAGACGGTGAAAGAGAGGAGCCGCATCAATTCCAAGGCCCCGGATTCTCACGAATTGTATTTTGCAATGAACCATGTCGCCATGTACAGAAACCTCTTAAATATTGCTCTAACTATATTTCAACCACAAAGTACAACGTCATCACGTTCCTACCCAAGGCCATCTTCGAGCAGTTCCGTCGCGTTGCCAACTTGTATTTTCTACTAGCTGCATGTCTGTCGATCACACCTGTTGCTCCATTTTCAACTGTGAGTATGATTGCTCCTTTAGCCTTTGTGATTGGTCTTAGTATGGCAAAAGAGGCTATGGAAGATTGGCAAAGGTTTATTCAGGATATGAAAGTAAATATGCGAAAAGCTAGGGTGCATAAAGGGAATGGAGTATTTGGTTCTAAGCCATGGATGAAACTTCGAGTTGGAGATGTGGTGAAAGTGGAGAAGGACAAATTTTTTCCTGCGGATTTACTACTTGTGTCGTCTAGTTATGAGGATGGACTTTGCTACGTGGAAACTATGAACTTAGATGGAGAGACAAACTTGAAAGTCAAGAGAGCTTTGGAGGTAACCTTGCCATTTGACGATGACCTGACTTTCAAGGATTTTACGGGAAAAATTTCATGTGAAGACCCAAATCCCAACCTTTACACTTTTGTGGGTAATCTTGGGTGTGATCGTCAGGTTTATCCATTAGATCCTAGTCAGATTCTCCTCAGAGATTCAAAGCTTAGGAATACGGCTTTTGTTTATGGAGTGGTGATATTCACTGGTCATGATAGCAAAGTCATGCAAAATGGAACACGATCTCCTTCGAAAAGGAGTAGAGTTGAAAAACAAATGGACAAAATCATTTACATTCTTTTCAGCCTCCTTGTATTGATCTCCTTGATCAGCTCATTTGGATTTGGTGTAAAGACATGGTTCCAAATGCCGCAATGGTGGTATATGCAACCGGATGTGAAATCAGATCTAACATATCTCTATGATACTAATAATCCTTTGAAGTCAGGCTTAATTCATTGTGTTACTGCCCTTATTTTGTATGGGTATTTaatacccatctctctctatgtTTCTATTGAAGTGGTAAAGGTCCTCCAAGCAATGTTCATTAATAAGGACATGCATATGTATGATGAAGAAAGTGGAACTCATGCTCAAGCAAGGACATCGAATCTAAATGAGGAGTTGGGTCAGGTTGACACGATCCTTTCTGATAAAACTGGCACTTTGACATGCAACCAGATGGATTTCCTCAAGTGTTCCATTGCTGGTATGGCTTATGGGACTCGTTCTAGTGAAGTTGAACTTGCTGCTGCAAGGAAGATGGCTTTAAATGTTGACGGTCAAGTCTTTGGATCAACCCCGAAAAGTGGTGTGCATGTATCAGAAATTGAGCTAGAGACTGTTGTTACTTGTAAAGACGAGAAGTATCAGAAACCTCCAATAAAAGGATTTAGCTTTGAAGACAGCCGCCTCATGAATGGAAATTGGTCGAAAGAGCCAAATGCCGATGTCATCTTGTTGTTTTTCCGTATACTTGCTATTTGTCACACTGCAATTCCAGAAGCAAATGAAGAGACTTGTGGATTTACTTATGAAGCAGAATCCCCAGATGAAAGTGCTTTTCTTGTTGCAGCAAGAGAATTTGGGTTTGAGTTCTGTAAAAGAACTCAATCCAGCGTATTTGTTCGTGAAAGATACCCTTCTTCTAAAGAGCCAATTGAAAG AGGGTACAAAATTCTCAATTTGTTGGACTTTACTAGCAAAAGGAAGAGGATGTCTGTTATTGTTCAGGACGAGGATGGCCAGCTTCTTCTCTTTTGTAAAGGTGCAGACAG CATCATCTTTGATCGGTTATCAAAGAATGGAAGAATGTACAAGAAAGCTACTACAAAACACCTAAAGGACTATGGGGAAGGTGGTTTGCGCACATTAGCTCTTGCTTACCGAAAACTTGAAGAGGCGGAATATTCTGCTTGGAACAATGAGTTTATCAAAGCGAAGACTTCCATTGGTGGTGATCGGGAGGCAATGCTTGAAAGGGTATCTGATCTGATGGAAAGGGATTTAATCCTTGTCGGTGCAACTGCTGTGGAAGACAAACTACAGAAAGGG GTGACAAGATTGGTAAAACAAGGAACCGGCAAAATCACCTTAGCAATTGGGGATGGTGCAAATGATGTTGGAATGATTCAAGAAGCAGATATTGGTGTTGGCATCAGTGGCGTTGAAGGAATGCAG GCTGTGATGGCTAGTGACTTTGCTATTGCTCAATTTCAATTTCTGGAAAGACTTCTGGTTGTCCATGGACACTGGTGTTACAAGAGAATTGCTCAGATG ATCTGTTATTTCTTCTACAAGAACATAGCCTTCGGCCTCACACTCTTCTACTTTGAGGCATTCGCCAGCTTTTCTGGGCAATCAGTTTATGACGATTGGTACATGTTGCTATTCAATGTTATTCTCACCTCACTACCTGTTATTTCACTTGGAGTATTCGAACAAGATGTTTCGTCTGAAATTTGCTTACAG TTCCCAGCCCTTTATCAACAAGGCCCAAAAAACTTGTTCTTCGACTGGTACCGAATATTTGGGTGGATGGGGAATGGACTCTATTCTTCCGTCATGATATTCTTCCTCAACTTAATCATCTTCTATGACCAACCCTTCCGATCCGGAGGCCAAACTGCCGACATGTCAGCCATAGGGACCACCATGTTTACGTGCATTGTTTGGGCAGTCAACTGCCAGATTGCACTCACTATGAGTCACTTCACTTGGATCCAACACCTCTTAATATGGGGCAGCGTCGCCACATGGTACATATTCCTCTTAGGCTACGGAATGTTGCCATCAATCTATTCTGGGAACGCCTTCCAACTCCTCGTTGAAGCTCTCGCTCCTGCTCCTATGTACTGGTGTGCCACTCTGTTAGTAACCATCACTTGCAACCTTCCATATCTGGCTCACATATCATTTCAAAGGTGTTTCCATCCAATGGATCATCACATCATCCAAGAAATAAAGTGCCTCAAGAAAGATGTTGAGGATCAACATATGTGGACTAGAGAGCGGTCTAAAGCAAGACAAGAGACGAAGATTGGGTTTACTGCAAGGGTAGATGCAAAGATCAGGCAATTGAAAGGGAGACTAACAAAGAAGCTTTCATCACTAACTCCATAA
- the LOC131327233 gene encoding probable phospholipid-transporting ATPase 4 isoform X2 codes for MTRGRIRARLRRSNLYTFACIRPRDGEREEPHQFQGPGFSRIVFCNEPCRHVQKPLKYCSNYISTTKYNVITFLPKAIFEQFRRVANLYFLLAACLSITPVAPFSTVSMIAPLAFVIGLSMAKEAMEDWQRFIQDMKVNMRKARVHKGNGVFGSKPWMKLRVGDVVKVEKDKFFPADLLLVSSSYEDGLCYVETMNLDGETNLKVKRALEVTLPFDDDLTFKDFTGKISCEDPNPNLYTFVGNLGCDRQVYPLDPSQILLRDSKLRNTAFVYGVVIFTGHDSKVMQNGTRSPSKRSRVEKQMDKIIYILFSLLVLISLISSFGFGVKTWFQMPQWWYMQPDVKSDLTYLYDTNNPLKSGLIHCVTALILYGYLIPISLYVSIEVVKVLQAMFINKDMHMYDEESGTHAQARTSNLNEELGQVDTILSDKTGTLTCNQMDFLKCSIAGMAYGTRSSEVELAAARKMALNVDGQVFGSTPKSGVHVSEIELETVVTCKDEKYQKPPIKGFSFEDSRLMNGNWSKEPNADVILLFFRILAICHTAIPEANEETCGFTYEAESPDESAFLVAAREFGFEFCKRTQSSVFVRERYPSSKEPIERGYKILNLLDFTSKRKRMSVIVQDEDGQLLLFCKGADSIIFDRLSKNGRMYKKATTKHLKDYGEGGLRTLALAYRKLEEAEYSAWNNEFIKAKTSIGGDREAMLERVSDLMERDLILVGATAVEDKLQKGVPQCIDKLAQAGLKIWVLTGDKLETAINIGYSCSLLRQGMKQICITSLNTDTSAQDFRKAVKDNIVMQITNASQMIKLEKDPHAAFALIIDGKTLSYALEDDLKHEFLNLAVICASVICCRVSPKQKALVTRLVKQGTGKITLAIGDGANDVGMIQEADIGVGISGVEGMQAVMASDFAIAQFQFLERLLVVHGHWCYKRIAQMICYFFYKNIAFGLTLFYFEAFASFSGQSVYDDWYMLLFNVILTSLPVISLGVFEQDVSSEICLQFPALYQQGPKNLFFDWYRIFGWMGNGLYSSVMIFFLNLIIFYDQPFRSGGQTADMSAIGTTMFTCIVWAVNCQIALTMSHFTWIQHLLIWGSVATWYIFLLGYGMLPSIYSGNAFQLLVEALAPAPMYWCATLLVTITCNLPYLAHISFQRCFHPMDHHIIQEIKCLKKDVEDQHMWTRERSKARQETKIGFTARVDAKIRQLKGRLTKKLSSLTP; via the exons ATGACACGAGGAAGGATAAGAGCGAGGCTCCGCCGGAGCAATCTGTACACATTTGCATGCATTCGTCCACGAGACGGTGAAAGAGAGGAGCCGCATCAATTCCAAGGCCCCGGATTCTCACGAATTGTATTTTGCAATGAACCATGTCGCCATGTACAGAAACCTCTTAAATATTGCTCTAACTATATTTCAACCACAAAGTACAACGTCATCACGTTCCTACCCAAGGCCATCTTCGAGCAGTTCCGTCGCGTTGCCAACTTGTATTTTCTACTAGCTGCATGTCTGTCGATCACACCTGTTGCTCCATTTTCAACTGTGAGTATGATTGCTCCTTTAGCCTTTGTGATTGGTCTTAGTATGGCAAAAGAGGCTATGGAAGATTGGCAAAGGTTTATTCAGGATATGAAAGTAAATATGCGAAAAGCTAGGGTGCATAAAGGGAATGGAGTATTTGGTTCTAAGCCATGGATGAAACTTCGAGTTGGAGATGTGGTGAAAGTGGAGAAGGACAAATTTTTTCCTGCGGATTTACTACTTGTGTCGTCTAGTTATGAGGATGGACTTTGCTACGTGGAAACTATGAACTTAGATGGAGAGACAAACTTGAAAGTCAAGAGAGCTTTGGAGGTAACCTTGCCATTTGACGATGACCTGACTTTCAAGGATTTTACGGGAAAAATTTCATGTGAAGACCCAAATCCCAACCTTTACACTTTTGTGGGTAATCTTGGGTGTGATCGTCAGGTTTATCCATTAGATCCTAGTCAGATTCTCCTCAGAGATTCAAAGCTTAGGAATACGGCTTTTGTTTATGGAGTGGTGATATTCACTGGTCATGATAGCAAAGTCATGCAAAATGGAACACGATCTCCTTCGAAAAGGAGTAGAGTTGAAAAACAAATGGACAAAATCATTTACATTCTTTTCAGCCTCCTTGTATTGATCTCCTTGATCAGCTCATTTGGATTTGGTGTAAAGACATGGTTCCAAATGCCGCAATGGTGGTATATGCAACCGGATGTGAAATCAGATCTAACATATCTCTATGATACTAATAATCCTTTGAAGTCAGGCTTAATTCATTGTGTTACTGCCCTTATTTTGTATGGGTATTTaatacccatctctctctatgtTTCTATTGAAGTGGTAAAGGTCCTCCAAGCAATGTTCATTAATAAGGACATGCATATGTATGATGAAGAAAGTGGAACTCATGCTCAAGCAAGGACATCGAATCTAAATGAGGAGTTGGGTCAGGTTGACACGATCCTTTCTGATAAAACTGGCACTTTGACATGCAACCAGATGGATTTCCTCAAGTGTTCCATTGCTGGTATGGCTTATGGGACTCGTTCTAGTGAAGTTGAACTTGCTGCTGCAAGGAAGATGGCTTTAAATGTTGACGGTCAAGTCTTTGGATCAACCCCGAAAAGTGGTGTGCATGTATCAGAAATTGAGCTAGAGACTGTTGTTACTTGTAAAGACGAGAAGTATCAGAAACCTCCAATAAAAGGATTTAGCTTTGAAGACAGCCGCCTCATGAATGGAAATTGGTCGAAAGAGCCAAATGCCGATGTCATCTTGTTGTTTTTCCGTATACTTGCTATTTGTCACACTGCAATTCCAGAAGCAAATGAAGAGACTTGTGGATTTACTTATGAAGCAGAATCCCCAGATGAAAGTGCTTTTCTTGTTGCAGCAAGAGAATTTGGGTTTGAGTTCTGTAAAAGAACTCAATCCAGCGTATTTGTTCGTGAAAGATACCCTTCTTCTAAAGAGCCAATTGAAAG AGGGTACAAAATTCTCAATTTGTTGGACTTTACTAGCAAAAGGAAGAGGATGTCTGTTATTGTTCAGGACGAGGATGGCCAGCTTCTTCTCTTTTGTAAAGGTGCAGACAG CATCATCTTTGATCGGTTATCAAAGAATGGAAGAATGTACAAGAAAGCTACTACAAAACACCTAAAGGACTATGGGGAAGGTGGTTTGCGCACATTAGCTCTTGCTTACCGAAAACTTGAAGAGGCGGAATATTCTGCTTGGAACAATGAGTTTATCAAAGCGAAGACTTCCATTGGTGGTGATCGGGAGGCAATGCTTGAAAGGGTATCTGATCTGATGGAAAGGGATTTAATCCTTGTCGGTGCAACTGCTGTGGAAGACAAACTACAGAAAGGG GTGCCTCAATGTATTGATAAACTGGCTCAAGCAGGTCTCAAAATTTGGGTTCTGACAGGAGATAAGTTGGAAACAGCAATCAACATAGG ATATTCCTGTAGCCTGCTTCGACAGGGCATGAAGCAGATTTGCATAACAAGCTTGAATACAGACACGTCAGCACAAGATTTCAGAAAG GCCGTGAAGGATAACATTGTGATGCAAATCACAAATGCCTCTCAAATGATCAAGCTCGAAAAGGATCCTCATGCTGCATTTGCATTAATTATCGATGGGAAGACCCTTTCATATGCTTTAGAGGATGATCTGAAGCATGAATTCTTGAACTTAGCAGTTATTTGTGCATCTGTCATATGCTGTCGTGTCTCTCCTAAGCAAAAAGCCCTG GTGACAAGATTGGTAAAACAAGGAACCGGCAAAATCACCTTAGCAATTGGGGATGGTGCAAATGATGTTGGAATGATTCAAGAAGCAGATATTGGTGTTGGCATCAGTGGCGTTGAAGGAATGCAG GCTGTGATGGCTAGTGACTTTGCTATTGCTCAATTTCAATTTCTGGAAAGACTTCTGGTTGTCCATGGACACTGGTGTTACAAGAGAATTGCTCAGATG ATCTGTTATTTCTTCTACAAGAACATAGCCTTCGGCCTCACACTCTTCTACTTTGAGGCATTCGCCAGCTTTTCTGGGCAATCAGTTTATGACGATTGGTACATGTTGCTATTCAATGTTATTCTCACCTCACTACCTGTTATTTCACTTGGAGTATTCGAACAAGATGTTTCGTCTGAAATTTGCTTACAG TTCCCAGCCCTTTATCAACAAGGCCCAAAAAACTTGTTCTTCGACTGGTACCGAATATTTGGGTGGATGGGGAATGGACTCTATTCTTCCGTCATGATATTCTTCCTCAACTTAATCATCTTCTATGACCAACCCTTCCGATCCGGAGGCCAAACTGCCGACATGTCAGCCATAGGGACCACCATGTTTACGTGCATTGTTTGGGCAGTCAACTGCCAGATTGCACTCACTATGAGTCACTTCACTTGGATCCAACACCTCTTAATATGGGGCAGCGTCGCCACATGGTACATATTCCTCTTAGGCTACGGAATGTTGCCATCAATCTATTCTGGGAACGCCTTCCAACTCCTCGTTGAAGCTCTCGCTCCTGCTCCTATGTACTGGTGTGCCACTCTGTTAGTAACCATCACTTGCAACCTTCCATATCTGGCTCACATATCATTTCAAAGGTGTTTCCATCCAATGGATCATCACATCATCCAAGAAATAAAGTGCCTCAAGAAAGATGTTGAGGATCAACATATGTGGACTAGAGAGCGGTCTAAAGCAAGACAAGAGACGAAGATTGGGTTTACTGCAAGGGTAGATGCAAAGATCAGGCAATTGAAAGGGAGACTAACAAAGAAGCTTTCATCACTAACTCCATAA
- the LOC131327233 gene encoding probable phospholipid-transporting ATPase 4 isoform X1 — protein sequence MTRGRIRARLRRSNLYTFACIRPRDGEREEPHQFQGPGFSRIVFCNEPCRHVQKPLKYCSNYISTTKYNVITFLPKAIFEQFRRVANLYFLLAACLSITPVAPFSTVSMIAPLAFVIGLSMAKEAMEDWQRFIQDMKVNMRKARVHKGNGVFGSKPWMKLRVGDVVKVEKDKFFPADLLLVSSSYEDGLCYVETMNLDGETNLKVKRALEVTLPFDDDLTFKDFTGKISCEDPNPNLYTFVGNLGCDRQVYPLDPSQILLRDSKLRNTAFVYGVVIFTGHDSKVMQNGTRSPSKRSRVEKQMDKIIYILFSLLVLISLISSFGFGVKTWFQMPQWWYMQPDVKSDLTYLYDTNNPLKSGLIHCVTALILYGYLIPISLYVSIEVVKVLQAMFINKDMHMYDEESGTHAQARTSNLNEELGQVDTILSDKTGTLTCNQMDFLKCSIAGMAYGTRSSEVELAAARKMALNVDGQVFGSTPKSGVHVSEIELETVVTCKDEKYQKPPIKGFSFEDSRLMNGNWSKEPNADVILLFFRILAICHTAIPEANEETCGFTYEAESPDESAFLVAAREFGFEFCKRTQSSVFVRERYPSSKEPIERGYKILNLLDFTSKRKRMSVIVQDEDGQLLLFCKGADSIIFDRLSKNGRMYKKATTKHLKDYGEGGLRTLALAYRKLEEAEYSAWNNEFIKAKTSIGGDREAMLERVSDLMERDLILVGATAVEDKLQKGVPQCIDKLAQAGLKIWVLTGDKLETAINIGYSCSLLRQGMKQICITSLNTDTSAQDFRKNLLLFVTHQAVKDNIVMQITNASQMIKLEKDPHAAFALIIDGKTLSYALEDDLKHEFLNLAVICASVICCRVSPKQKALVTRLVKQGTGKITLAIGDGANDVGMIQEADIGVGISGVEGMQAVMASDFAIAQFQFLERLLVVHGHWCYKRIAQMICYFFYKNIAFGLTLFYFEAFASFSGQSVYDDWYMLLFNVILTSLPVISLGVFEQDVSSEICLQFPALYQQGPKNLFFDWYRIFGWMGNGLYSSVMIFFLNLIIFYDQPFRSGGQTADMSAIGTTMFTCIVWAVNCQIALTMSHFTWIQHLLIWGSVATWYIFLLGYGMLPSIYSGNAFQLLVEALAPAPMYWCATLLVTITCNLPYLAHISFQRCFHPMDHHIIQEIKCLKKDVEDQHMWTRERSKARQETKIGFTARVDAKIRQLKGRLTKKLSSLTP from the exons ATGACACGAGGAAGGATAAGAGCGAGGCTCCGCCGGAGCAATCTGTACACATTTGCATGCATTCGTCCACGAGACGGTGAAAGAGAGGAGCCGCATCAATTCCAAGGCCCCGGATTCTCACGAATTGTATTTTGCAATGAACCATGTCGCCATGTACAGAAACCTCTTAAATATTGCTCTAACTATATTTCAACCACAAAGTACAACGTCATCACGTTCCTACCCAAGGCCATCTTCGAGCAGTTCCGTCGCGTTGCCAACTTGTATTTTCTACTAGCTGCATGTCTGTCGATCACACCTGTTGCTCCATTTTCAACTGTGAGTATGATTGCTCCTTTAGCCTTTGTGATTGGTCTTAGTATGGCAAAAGAGGCTATGGAAGATTGGCAAAGGTTTATTCAGGATATGAAAGTAAATATGCGAAAAGCTAGGGTGCATAAAGGGAATGGAGTATTTGGTTCTAAGCCATGGATGAAACTTCGAGTTGGAGATGTGGTGAAAGTGGAGAAGGACAAATTTTTTCCTGCGGATTTACTACTTGTGTCGTCTAGTTATGAGGATGGACTTTGCTACGTGGAAACTATGAACTTAGATGGAGAGACAAACTTGAAAGTCAAGAGAGCTTTGGAGGTAACCTTGCCATTTGACGATGACCTGACTTTCAAGGATTTTACGGGAAAAATTTCATGTGAAGACCCAAATCCCAACCTTTACACTTTTGTGGGTAATCTTGGGTGTGATCGTCAGGTTTATCCATTAGATCCTAGTCAGATTCTCCTCAGAGATTCAAAGCTTAGGAATACGGCTTTTGTTTATGGAGTGGTGATATTCACTGGTCATGATAGCAAAGTCATGCAAAATGGAACACGATCTCCTTCGAAAAGGAGTAGAGTTGAAAAACAAATGGACAAAATCATTTACATTCTTTTCAGCCTCCTTGTATTGATCTCCTTGATCAGCTCATTTGGATTTGGTGTAAAGACATGGTTCCAAATGCCGCAATGGTGGTATATGCAACCGGATGTGAAATCAGATCTAACATATCTCTATGATACTAATAATCCTTTGAAGTCAGGCTTAATTCATTGTGTTACTGCCCTTATTTTGTATGGGTATTTaatacccatctctctctatgtTTCTATTGAAGTGGTAAAGGTCCTCCAAGCAATGTTCATTAATAAGGACATGCATATGTATGATGAAGAAAGTGGAACTCATGCTCAAGCAAGGACATCGAATCTAAATGAGGAGTTGGGTCAGGTTGACACGATCCTTTCTGATAAAACTGGCACTTTGACATGCAACCAGATGGATTTCCTCAAGTGTTCCATTGCTGGTATGGCTTATGGGACTCGTTCTAGTGAAGTTGAACTTGCTGCTGCAAGGAAGATGGCTTTAAATGTTGACGGTCAAGTCTTTGGATCAACCCCGAAAAGTGGTGTGCATGTATCAGAAATTGAGCTAGAGACTGTTGTTACTTGTAAAGACGAGAAGTATCAGAAACCTCCAATAAAAGGATTTAGCTTTGAAGACAGCCGCCTCATGAATGGAAATTGGTCGAAAGAGCCAAATGCCGATGTCATCTTGTTGTTTTTCCGTATACTTGCTATTTGTCACACTGCAATTCCAGAAGCAAATGAAGAGACTTGTGGATTTACTTATGAAGCAGAATCCCCAGATGAAAGTGCTTTTCTTGTTGCAGCAAGAGAATTTGGGTTTGAGTTCTGTAAAAGAACTCAATCCAGCGTATTTGTTCGTGAAAGATACCCTTCTTCTAAAGAGCCAATTGAAAG AGGGTACAAAATTCTCAATTTGTTGGACTTTACTAGCAAAAGGAAGAGGATGTCTGTTATTGTTCAGGACGAGGATGGCCAGCTTCTTCTCTTTTGTAAAGGTGCAGACAG CATCATCTTTGATCGGTTATCAAAGAATGGAAGAATGTACAAGAAAGCTACTACAAAACACCTAAAGGACTATGGGGAAGGTGGTTTGCGCACATTAGCTCTTGCTTACCGAAAACTTGAAGAGGCGGAATATTCTGCTTGGAACAATGAGTTTATCAAAGCGAAGACTTCCATTGGTGGTGATCGGGAGGCAATGCTTGAAAGGGTATCTGATCTGATGGAAAGGGATTTAATCCTTGTCGGTGCAACTGCTGTGGAAGACAAACTACAGAAAGGG GTGCCTCAATGTATTGATAAACTGGCTCAAGCAGGTCTCAAAATTTGGGTTCTGACAGGAGATAAGTTGGAAACAGCAATCAACATAGG ATATTCCTGTAGCCTGCTTCGACAGGGCATGAAGCAGATTTGCATAACAAGCTTGAATACAGACACGTCAGCACAAGATTTCAGAAAG AATTTATTGCTCTTTGTAACGCATCAGGCCGTGAAGGATAACATTGTGATGCAAATCACAAATGCCTCTCAAATGATCAAGCTCGAAAAGGATCCTCATGCTGCATTTGCATTAATTATCGATGGGAAGACCCTTTCATATGCTTTAGAGGATGATCTGAAGCATGAATTCTTGAACTTAGCAGTTATTTGTGCATCTGTCATATGCTGTCGTGTCTCTCCTAAGCAAAAAGCCCTG GTGACAAGATTGGTAAAACAAGGAACCGGCAAAATCACCTTAGCAATTGGGGATGGTGCAAATGATGTTGGAATGATTCAAGAAGCAGATATTGGTGTTGGCATCAGTGGCGTTGAAGGAATGCAG GCTGTGATGGCTAGTGACTTTGCTATTGCTCAATTTCAATTTCTGGAAAGACTTCTGGTTGTCCATGGACACTGGTGTTACAAGAGAATTGCTCAGATG ATCTGTTATTTCTTCTACAAGAACATAGCCTTCGGCCTCACACTCTTCTACTTTGAGGCATTCGCCAGCTTTTCTGGGCAATCAGTTTATGACGATTGGTACATGTTGCTATTCAATGTTATTCTCACCTCACTACCTGTTATTTCACTTGGAGTATTCGAACAAGATGTTTCGTCTGAAATTTGCTTACAG TTCCCAGCCCTTTATCAACAAGGCCCAAAAAACTTGTTCTTCGACTGGTACCGAATATTTGGGTGGATGGGGAATGGACTCTATTCTTCCGTCATGATATTCTTCCTCAACTTAATCATCTTCTATGACCAACCCTTCCGATCCGGAGGCCAAACTGCCGACATGTCAGCCATAGGGACCACCATGTTTACGTGCATTGTTTGGGCAGTCAACTGCCAGATTGCACTCACTATGAGTCACTTCACTTGGATCCAACACCTCTTAATATGGGGCAGCGTCGCCACATGGTACATATTCCTCTTAGGCTACGGAATGTTGCCATCAATCTATTCTGGGAACGCCTTCCAACTCCTCGTTGAAGCTCTCGCTCCTGCTCCTATGTACTGGTGTGCCACTCTGTTAGTAACCATCACTTGCAACCTTCCATATCTGGCTCACATATCATTTCAAAGGTGTTTCCATCCAATGGATCATCACATCATCCAAGAAATAAAGTGCCTCAAGAAAGATGTTGAGGATCAACATATGTGGACTAGAGAGCGGTCTAAAGCAAGACAAGAGACGAAGATTGGGTTTACTGCAAGGGTAGATGCAAAGATCAGGCAATTGAAAGGGAGACTAACAAAGAAGCTTTCATCACTAACTCCATAA